One region of Fragaria vesca subsp. vesca linkage group LG4, FraVesHawaii_1.0, whole genome shotgun sequence genomic DNA includes:
- the LOC101312625 gene encoding prolyl 4-hydroxylase subunit alpha-1-like, with protein sequence MMKTRASPHLCFLSLLLSLTSASATFTVNPSKVKQISWNPRAFVYEGLLSELECDHLISIAKSELKRSAVADNLSGQSKLSEVRTSSGMFIPKAKDHIVAGIEDKLATWTFLPKENGEDIQVLRYEPGQKYEPHYDYFADKVNIARGGHRIATVLMYLTDVAKGGETVFPLAEEVHRRKASVPDASLSDCAKKGIAVKPRRGDALLFFSLHPNAIPDENSLHAGCPVIEGEKWSATKWIHVDSFDNILDTGGNCTDLNESCERWAALGECTKNREYMVGSADLPGYCRRSCKVC encoded by the exons ATGATGAAGACCAGGGCTTCGCCTCACCTCTGCTTCCTCTCCCTCCTTCTCTCACTCACTTCCGCCTCCGCCACCTTCACCGTCAACCCCTCCAAAGTCAAGCAGATCTCATGGAACCCCAG AGCTTTCGTGTACGAAGGTCTACTCTCCGAGCTGGAATGCGACCACTTGATTTCCATT GCGAAATCGGAGCTGAAGAGATCGGCCGTCGCCGATAACTTGTCCGGCCAGAGCAAGCTCAGTGAGGTCCGCACCAGCTCCGGCATGTTCATCCCCAAGGCCAAG GATCATATTGTTGCCGGTATAGAGGACAAGCTTGCAACATGGACATTTCTCCCAAAAG AGAATGGAGAAGACATACAAGTATTAAGATATGAGCCTGGGCAGAAATATGAACCACACTATGATTACTTTGCTGATAAGGTCAATATTGCGCGGGGTGGACATCGTATAGCAACTGTACTTATGTATCTTACTGATGTGGCCAAAGGTGGTGAAACAGTGTTTCCTCTAGCAGAG GAAGTTCACCGCCGTAAGGCTTCAGTACCAGATGCTAGTCTCTCTGACTGTGCAAAGAAAGGAATTGCAG TGAAACCACGTAGAGGAGATGCCCTTCTTTTCTTCAGTCTCCACCCAAACGCTATTCCAGACGAAAACAGTCTCCATGCAGGGTGCCCAGTGATTGAAGGTGAGAAATGGTCAGCGACTAAGTGGATTCATGTTGACTCGTTTGACAATATCTTGGATACTGGTGGAAATTGCACAGATCTAAATGAGAGTTGTGAGAGATGGGCTGCCCTTGGGGAATGCACCAAGAACCGAGAGTATATGGTTGGATCTGCTGACCTTCCTGGCTACTGTAGGAGGAGTTGTAAGGTGTGTTAG